CGCAATATTTTTTAATTCGTCACTTGCATTGCCCATAGCTACAGCATGACCAACAACCTCTAACATAGATTGGTCATTTAAACTATCACCAAATGCGACCACTTCTTCAAGTGAAATATCTAGTTTTTTACATAATGCTGTAATAGCATTACCTTTTGAAACATCTCTTGCCATAAATTCTAAAAAGAAGGGCTTACTTGTAGTAACATCAATGTCCTCATTAAAGAAACCATTCAAGTCGATACGCGCTTCAGTAATATTACCTACATAATCGACGCCCATAACTTTTGGCACACTATGTGTAATATAAGATTTAATATCTTCCACACGTTTCATCGGTAGACCAGTTAATTCTGATTCAATATTCATGTATTCATGATCGCCATCATAAATAATATAACCTTCGTCATAAGTTAATACTAAAAAGCCTTTTTCACGGCAATAATCTACAATCGCGTCAAAATTTTCTTTAGATACGCTTTGACTTACTTCTACTTGTTCTGTAGTCATATTAATTGTTTTACCACCGTTATAACTAATAATATAACTTTCATGTTCATTTAATTTCAATGTTCTTGCTACAGGTAACATCCCTTCAGTTGGTCTTCCTGAAGCTAAAACAACTTTATATCCTTTGTCTTGAATATCAATAAGATAAGATTGTGTTTCTGGAGATACTTGATTCTCACTATTCATTAGTGTGTCATCCATATCCATTACGATTACTTTATATTTACTCATGTTATTTCGAATCTCCTTTCAATGACTTATCTATATTTTACATCAAAACAAGCTCACTGGTACACTACTTCTTCAATGACACCAACTTCATTGATAGTCACTAATTCTGAGATACAATGTGACATGTCTTTCTTTAAAGTTCTTACTATTTCACCACTATGTTCACGTGGACTCATCGTTAATACTGTTGGTCCCGCACCACTAATGACAGTTGCATATGCATTGTGTGCTTTAGAAATTTGTCTAATTGTTGCAAATTCTGGAATTAAATGTTGACGATAGGGTTCATGAAAACCATCTTGTTCCATCATTTTTCCAGCTAATTCATATTTGTGTTGTATTAATGCACAGATCATTGTATTACTGATTGCACTATTTCTTACTGCATTAGAATGTGAAAAAGTATTTGGTAATGCTTGACGAGAATCTTCAGTTTTAAGTTCATAAGGTGGTATTGTTAGTATGATATCTACTTTAGGTACATCAATACGTGCAACATCTGTCACTTTAGTATCTGGATTATAATAACCAGAAATTAATCCACCATATATAGTAGGCGCTACATTATCAGGATGACCTTCAAACTCAGTTGCAAGTTGAAGTAATTCATACTGAGATAATTGAATATTTCCGAAATAGTTAGCAATATAGAGTGCACCTACTAACGCTGAAGCTGAAGAACCTAAACCTCTTGCTAAAGGTATATCACTTCTCATATCGATACTTAACGCTGGTAACTCTACATCATATTTATTAGCAACTTTTTGAGCGACCTGATAAATATAATTGGATTTGTCCTTTGGTAAACACTCTAGTTCTTCATTAAAGTAGTTAAATTCCCAATTATCACCTTGAATTGCTTTGACGTTCATATGAAGATATTTATTTAATGCCATACCAATCGAATCAAATCCAACACCTAAATTTGCAGTTGAAGCGGGAATTTTCAACTTTAACATAGCTTCCATATTATAAAGCTCCTTTAATATACTTAATGATGCTTTCTTTATCATTAGGAAGTGGTTGAATTGGGTTGTCTAGTAAAGAAATAGCTGTGTCTGGATCTTTCAAACCGTTTCCTGTTAAAACAGCTACAACTTTTTTGCCTTGTGGTAAGCGACCAGCACGTTTTAATTTAATTAAACCTGCAATTGAGGCATTACTAGCAGGTTCACTGAATACCCCTTCCTTAGATGTCATCATTTGATAAGCTTCTAAGATTTCTTCATCTGTCACACTATCAATTAAGCCATTTGATTCGTTTAGTGCATTAGTCGCTTTCTCCCAACTCGCAGGATTTCCAATACGAATAGCAGTAGCGACTGTTTCTGGATTTTTAATGACCTTATTTTGAACGATTGGTGACGCGCCTTCTGCTTGGAAACCAAATAATTGTGGTAGTTGACTACCTTTTTTCTCATGATATTCCTTGAAACCTTTCCAATATGCAGTTATGTTACCTGCATTCCCAACTGGAATCGCCAAAATATCTGGCGCTTCTCCGTCAAGTTGTTCTACTAACTCAAAGGCACCCGTTTTCTGCCCTTCTATTCTAAATGGATTAACAGAGTTCACCAATTCAATATCGCCATTTTTAGCAATTTCTTTTACTATTTCTAAAGCTTCATCA
The DNA window shown above is from Staphylococcus sp. M0911 and carries:
- a CDS encoding Cof-type HAD-IIB family hydrolase, translated to MSKYKVIVMDMDDTLMNSENQVSPETQSYLIDIQDKGYKVVLASGRPTEGMLPVARTLKLNEHESYIISYNGGKTINMTTEQVEVSQSVSKENFDAIVDYCREKGFLVLTYDEGYIIYDGDHEYMNIESELTGLPMKRVEDIKSYITHSVPKVMGVDYVGNITEARIDLNGFFNEDIDVTTSKPFFLEFMARDVSKGNAITALCKKLDISLEEVVAFGDSLNDQSMLEVVGHAVAMGNASDELKNIADEVTLDNNSNGIPHALKRLL
- the thrB gene encoding homoserine kinase, translating into MEAMLKLKIPASTANLGVGFDSIGMALNKYLHMNVKAIQGDNWEFNYFNEELECLPKDKSNYIYQVAQKVANKYDVELPALSIDMRSDIPLARGLGSSASALVGALYIANYFGNIQLSQYELLQLATEFEGHPDNVAPTIYGGLISGYYNPDTKVTDVARIDVPKVDIILTIPPYELKTEDSRQALPNTFSHSNAVRNSAISNTMICALIQHKYELAGKMMEQDGFHEPYRQHLIPEFATIRQISKAHNAYATVISGAGPTVLTMSPREHSGEIVRTLKKDMSHCISELVTINEVGVIEEVVYQ
- the thrC gene encoding threonine synthase, with amino-acid sequence MKRWQGLVREFETYLPVNDQTPQLTLNEGNTPLIYCANMSEMLGIELYVKYEGANPTGSFKDRGMVMAVTKAKEQGKKIVICASTGNTSASAAAYAARAGLKAIVVIPEGKIALGKLSQAVMYGAEIVSIEGNFDEALEIVKEIAKNGDIELVNSVNPFRIEGQKTGAFELVEQLDGEAPDILAIPVGNAGNITAYWKGFKEYHEKKGSQLPQLFGFQAEGASPIVQNKVIKNPETVATAIRIGNPASWEKATNALNESNGLIDSVTDEEILEAYQMMTSKEGVFSEPASNASIAGLIKLKRAGRLPQGKKVVAVLTGNGLKDPDTAISLLDNPIQPLPNDKESIIKYIKGAL